The proteins below are encoded in one region of Doryrhamphus excisus isolate RoL2022-K1 chromosome 4, RoL_Dexc_1.0, whole genome shotgun sequence:
- the ntng2a gene encoding mucin-2 isoform X3, with the protein MQLLKPLPLLPLLPLLPLLLLVATGGCQFDTCRTLGDSEAGPKWEFSACQPPPANMREAMQIRVDPPGVTCGNPPERFCTLDNPYLCSDECDASSPDLSHPPQLMGDRERGGLITYWQTVTWSKYPEPLLANITLSWNKTLEVVDDLVVTFEYGRPTSMVLEKSLDKGVTWQPYQFYADDCMDTFGMPPKRVSDLAPSNVTRVICTEQYSRWVGAKEEKTVVFEVRARFQVFAGPKLINMDALYTRMESTRGLRDFFTFTNIRLRLLRPALGGTYVQRDNLLKYFYAVSNIDVPARCQCNLHASSCTLRDATLTCDCQHNTGGQDCERCGADFRSRSWRPGTFLPLPKGTANACEAAETTATADDSNSDRTSPSSRGITDTSTITLGPTDTSTITLGPTDTSTTDNSSTATITSTDTTDTLTSTTSSITSTDTTDTLTSTTSSITSTDTTDTLTSTTSSITSTDTTDTLTSTTASITSTDTTDTLTSTASTDTLMTSSTSSSTSTVSTVPLTSPYTSTVDMFSRWTTGDTSNAYSSKTDSSTTDASAMATTDRSTTTWFPSSSLQATTVVDSYSPKSGTSFQASWTTGDPSDVSSTASTPGLDRLLDFGSAAGPRTNDPLSNVAETPTLRTTIATPSATNGDQSPKSGTDSEVFSDQVSPTPASSLSPDNTDLVPSEASSASVLPSAVLRSSGAPQDTTLAQAGTLADNMVLSGDITPTQPFSPAGDAQPTFDVPTFNGPLPDGLLPIEAPGVSSTNVPPTVEPSLDGLLPDGPSDIPSTKEDILEMPTPDLASLDVPPDSRSTQKNGPPERPIPEQPPSEDPPDEVAPDRFPEENPGKETAKITPSKVGEVVKSTSSSGPDWSEPASDVAPVDFTFPFPEDQYSSGPDTPSGAEESNPDPDSDSLHRSLDSDSAEGETSQIRERPPGLLTPESLESNSKSPEQESRPDPAPTVDEPRVDTPLGEKTEEGSDNWRAGEPREEKAAVESKDQDALKEGQDKDEKGYEKKAIQKILIPGGPKTSQLSKIAYVTFQDCECNAHSNRCSFIDFLNVVTCVSCKHNTRGHRCQYCRLGYYRNTSLGLDHQDVCADCECDPAGSSSPHCSDSGFCQCREGATGRRCDSCLPGYTWRGGGAGCTANVCDETRTCQNGGTCVDFVRCECKDDFKGVSCEQRVCLKKSACLDDHRSSAPPVASRLDLLTLGLLVPAFL; encoded by the exons ATGCAGCTCCTcaagcccctccccctcctccccctcctccccctcctccccctcctcctgctGGTGGCGACAGGTGGGTGTCAGTTCGACACGTGTCGGACTCTCGGCGACTCGGAGGCGGGGCCGAAATGGGAGTTCTCCGCCTGTCAGCCGCCGCCCGCCAACATGAGGGAGGCCATGCAGATCCGAGTCGATCCGCCAGGGGTCACCTGTGGGAACCCCCCCGAGCGCTTCTGCACCCTG GACAACCCGTACCTCTGCAGCGATGAGTGCGACGCGTCCAGTCCCGACCTGTCTCACCCCCCTCAGCTGATGGGAGACCGGGAGCGGGGGGGGCTCATCACCTACTGGCAGACGGTCACATGGTCCAAGTATCCCGAGCCGCTATTGGCCAACATCACGCTGTCGTGGAACAAGACCCTGGAGGTGGTGGACGACCTGGTGGTGACCTTCGAATACGGCCGCCCCACCAGCATGGTCCTGGAGAAGTCCCTGGACAAAG GTGTCACGTGGCAGCCGTACCAGTTCTACGCCGACGATTGCATGGACACGTTCGGCATGCCGCCGAAAAGGGTGTCCGACTTGGCGCCCAGCAACGTGACCCGGGTCATCTGCACCGAGCAGTACTCCCGCTGGGTGGGGGCCAAG GAGGAGAAGACGGTGGTGTTCGAGGTGCGAGCTCGCTTCCAAGTGTTTGCGGGTCCAAAGCTGATCAACATGGACGCCTTGTACACCCGCATGGAAAGCACCAGGGGTCTGAGGGACTTCTTCACCTTCACCAACATCCGCCTGCGACTTCTTCGGCCGGCGCTGGGCGGGACCTACGTCCAACGAGACAACCTGCTCAAGTACTTCTACGCCGTCTCCAACATAGACGTACCTGCCAG GTGTCAGTGTAACCTGCACGCATCCAGCTGCACGCTACGTGATGCTACGCTCACGTGCGACTGTCAGCACAACACCGGCGGACAGGACTGCGAGCGCTGCGGCGCCGACTTCCGTTCCCGGAGCTGGAGGCCTGGAACCTTTCTGCCCTTGCCCAAAGGCACGGCCAACGCGT gTGAAGCAGCAGAAACAACAGcca CGGCTGATGACTCAAACTCTGATAGAACTTCTCCCTCATCACGTGGAATCACTGATACTTCTACTATTACTCTTGGCCCTACTGATACTTCTACTATTACTCTTGGCCCTACTGATACTTCTACCACTGACAATTCCTCTACTGCTACTATTACTTCTACAGACACTACTGATACTTTGACTTCGACTACTTCTAGTATTACTTCTACAGACACCACTGATACTTTGACTTCGACTACTTCTAGTATTACTTCTACAGACACCACTGATACTTTGACTTCGACTACTTCTAGTATTACTTCTACAGACACCACTGATACTTTGACTTCTACTACTGCTAGTATTACTTCTACAGACACTACTGATACTTTGACTTCTACAGCCAGTACTGATACTTTGATGACTTCTTCTACTTCTAGTAGTACTTCTACAGTCAGTACTGTTCCTTTGACGAGTCCTTATACTTCTACAGTGGACATGTTTTCTAGGTGGACTACTGGTGATACTTCTAATGCTTACAGTTCTAAGACCGATAGTTCTACAACCGATGCTAGCGCTATGGCGACAACGGACAGAAGTACTACAACATGGTTTCCGAGTTCCAGCTTGCAGGCAACCACTGTAGTGGACTCTTATAGTCCAAAGTCAGGGACTAGTTTCCAGGCGTCTTGGACAACAGGGGACCCGAGTGATGTCAGTAGCACCGCTAGCACCCCAGGACTAGATAGGCTTTTAGACTTTGGCAGTGCTGCAGGACCAAGGACAAATGATCCACTTTCTAATGTAGCAGAAACCCCCACCCTACGGACCACCATCGCTACGCCCAGTGCCACAAATGGCGACCAAAGCCCAAAGAGCGGGACTGACTCTGAGGTCTTTTCCGACCAAGTGTCTCCAACCCCTGCCTCCAGCTTGTCACCAGACAACACAGACTTGGTCCCCTCTGAAGCTAGTAGCGCCAGCGTTCTACCAAGTGCAGTTCTACGCTCAAGTGGAGCACCACAGGACACGACGCTGGCCCAGGCTGGAACTCTGGCTGACAACATGGTTCTCTCTGGAGATATCACACCTACTCAACCATTTTCTCCTGCTGGAGATGCCCAACCTACTTTTGATGTTCCAACTTTCAATGGACCTCTTCCTGATGGTCTGCTCCCCATTGAAGCTCCTGGTGTTTCTTCTACTAATGTACCGCCCACGGTTGAACCTTCTCttgatggactccttcctgacgGCCCCTCTGATATACCCTCCACCAAGGAAGACATTCTTGAGATGCCAACTCCTGATTTAGCCTCTCTTGATGTCCCTCCAGACAGTCGCTCCACCCAGAAAAATGGTCCACCTGAAAGACCTATCCCTGAGCAACCTCCTAGTGAAGACCCTCCTGATGAAGTTGCACCTGACAGATTTCCTGAGGAAAATCCTGGTAAGGAAACAGCAAAGATAACGCCTTCAAAAGTTGGAGAAGTTGTAAAGTCCACAAGCTCCAGTGGTCCAGACTGGTCTGAGCCTGCTAGTGACGTGGCCCCAGTAGACTTCACCTTCCCTTTTCCAGAGGATCAATATTCAAGTGGACCTGATACTCCTTCGGGAGCAGAGGAGTCCAATCCAGATCCTGATTCAGATTCACTGCACCGTAGTTTGGATTCTGACTCAGCAGAAGGAGAAACAAGTCAAATAAGAGAGAGACCACCTGGGTTGCTCACACCAGAGTCTTTGGAATCCAATTCCAAATCTCCTGAGCAGGAGTCAAGGCCGGATCCTGCTCCCACAGTCGATGAACCAAGAGTAGACACCCCGTTGGGTGAGAAGACAGAAGAGGGGTCCGACAACTGGAGGGCAGGGGAGCCAAGAGAAGAAAAAG CAGCTGTAGAGTCCAAAGACCAAGATGCCTTGAAGGAAGGACAGGACAAAGATGAAAAAGGCTATGAGAAAAAAG CCATACAGAAAATTCTGATTCCTGGAGGACCAAAGACCAGTCAGCTGTCCAAAATTGCCTATGTCACCTTCCAGG acTGCGAGTGTAACGCCCACTCCAACCGCTGCAGCTTCATTGACTTCCTGAACGTGGTGACGTGTGTGAGCTGCAAGCACAACACGCGAGGCCACAGGTGTCAGTACTGTAGGCTGGGCTACTACAGGAACACCTCGCTGGGCCTGGACCACCAGGACGTGTGTGCGG ACTGCGAGTGCGACCCCGCCGGCAGCTCGTCTCCACACTGCTCCGACTCAGGGTTCTGTCAGTGCAGAGAGGGCGCCACCGGGAGGCGCTGTGACTCCTGTCTGCCCGGATACACGTGGAGGGGGGGCGGAGCCGGCTGCACAG CCAACGTCTGCGACGAGACTCGGACTTGCCAGAACGGCGGGACGTGCGTGGACTTTGTGCGCTGCGAGTGCAAGGACGACTTCAAAG GTGTGTCCTGTGAGCAGCGCGTGTGTCTGAAGAAGAGCGCTTGCCTCGACGACCACAGAAGCTCCGCCCCTCCGGTCGCCTCCCGCCTCGACCTGCTGACCCTGGGCCTGCTCGTCCCCGCCTTCTTGTGA